One stretch of Candidatus Deferrimicrobium sp. DNA includes these proteins:
- a CDS encoding NAD(P) transhydrogenase subunit alpha: MSPSLEMGLYIFVLATFLGLEIIRRVSPLLHTPLMSLTNAISAITIVGSILVAGEQKTTLSTVLGTLAVTCSMINIVGGYLITYRMLRMFRKSGKDRR, translated from the coding sequence ATGAGTCCGTCCCTCGAAATGGGACTCTACATCTTCGTACTGGCCACGTTCCTCGGGCTGGAGATCATCCGAAGGGTGTCTCCGCTTCTTCACACCCCCCTCATGTCCCTGACGAACGCTATCTCGGCCATCACGATCGTCGGCTCCATCCTGGTCGCAGGCGAGCAGAAGACGACCCTCTCCACCGTCCTCGGCACCCTCGCCGTGACCTGTTCCATGATCAACATCGTCGGTGGTTACCTGATCACCTACCGCATGCTCCGGATGTTCAGGAAAAGCGGGAAGGACCGCCGATGA
- a CDS encoding NAD(P)(+) transhydrogenase (Re/Si-specific) subunit beta encodes MIDRAIPLLYLAAAASFILALKWLSSVPTARRGVVVGAAGMALAVAGTLMKPEIESYRWIAVAFVAGTAIGIPMAMMPMTAVPQRTALSHAFGALAAALVGTAEFYLRAPAIDRFTMGAMVLEVLLGSLTFTASLMAFGKLQEILPTRPITWRHQNILNFTLLGLAVASGAYLIAHPDAIRLFPVFGSLALVFGVMLIIPIGGADMPTVISLLNSYAGLSAAAMGFVLDNKLLIIAGALDGSSGLILSVIMCRAMNRSFTNVLFGAFGQVQATTGAAREQRAVRSATPEEAAGVLQAASRVIVVPGYGMAVAQAQHKVRELYDTLTKAGIDVRFAIHPVAGRMPGHMNVLLAEANIPYDRLVEMEDVNSDFPQADVALVIGANDVTNPAARHDRNSPIYGMPILDVDKARTVMVIKRSMSPGFAGIENELYFMDRTLMVFGDAKAVVGDIVKEFGGGA; translated from the coding sequence ATGATCGACCGGGCGATCCCCCTCCTCTATCTCGCCGCGGCGGCGTCCTTCATCCTCGCGCTCAAGTGGCTCTCGTCGGTCCCCACGGCCCGTCGGGGCGTAGTCGTTGGGGCGGCCGGGATGGCGCTTGCGGTCGCCGGGACACTGATGAAACCGGAGATCGAAAGCTACCGGTGGATCGCGGTCGCCTTCGTCGCGGGTACCGCCATCGGCATCCCGATGGCGATGATGCCGATGACCGCCGTGCCGCAGCGAACCGCCCTCTCCCACGCCTTCGGCGCCCTTGCGGCCGCGTTGGTGGGGACGGCCGAATTCTACCTGCGGGCTCCCGCCATCGACCGCTTCACCATGGGAGCGATGGTCCTCGAGGTGCTTCTCGGCTCCCTCACCTTCACCGCATCGCTGATGGCGTTCGGAAAGCTCCAGGAGATCCTCCCCACCCGCCCCATCACATGGCGGCACCAGAACATCCTCAATTTCACCCTCCTCGGCCTCGCGGTGGCGTCGGGGGCATACCTCATCGCTCACCCGGACGCGATCCGGCTGTTCCCCGTTTTTGGGAGCCTGGCGCTCGTGTTCGGGGTGATGCTCATCATCCCCATCGGCGGCGCGGATATGCCGACGGTGATCTCCCTCCTCAACTCCTACGCGGGCCTGTCGGCCGCGGCGATGGGGTTCGTGCTCGACAACAAGCTGCTGATCATCGCCGGCGCGCTCGACGGCTCCTCCGGCCTCATCCTGTCGGTGATCATGTGTCGCGCGATGAATCGCTCGTTCACCAACGTGCTGTTCGGCGCCTTCGGGCAGGTACAGGCGACGACCGGGGCCGCCCGGGAGCAGCGCGCCGTCCGCAGCGCCACGCCGGAAGAGGCCGCCGGGGTCCTGCAGGCCGCGAGCCGCGTGATCGTCGTCCCCGGCTACGGCATGGCCGTCGCCCAGGCGCAGCACAAGGTCCGGGAGCTGTACGACACGCTGACGAAGGCGGGAATCGACGTGCGGTTCGCCATCCACCCGGTGGCGGGACGGATGCCGGGGCACATGAACGTGCTCCTCGCCGAGGCGAACATCCCGTACGACCGGCTGGTCGAGATGGAGGATGTGAACTCCGATTTCCCGCAGGCAGACGTGGCCCTCGTGATCGGAGCCAACGACGTCACGAACCCCGCGGCGCGCCACGACAGGAACAGTCCGATCTACGGGATGCCGATCCTCGACGTGGACAAGGCGCGCACGGTGATGGTGATCAAGCGTAGCATGAGCCCGGGATTCGCGGGGATCGAGAACGAGCTGTATTTCATGGACCGGACGCTGATGGTCTTCGGCGACGCCAAGGCGGTCGTCGGGGACATCGTGAAGGAATTCGGCGGAGGAGCCTGA
- a CDS encoding glycine/sarcosine/betaine reductase selenoprotein B family protein, which translates to MGPVDYIPRIRDNYARLGYKSYNWVVNADTPPWAPLSKPLSQCRLGLAASGGIYVTGQVAFHHKDDTSYRETPTDVDTKDLRATHFAYDLSDARMDPNVVFPIDTLRRLVREGFLGGLASRFYSFMGGIYSSRRVSEDLAPRLTARFLDDGVDAVLLVPV; encoded by the coding sequence ATGGGACCCGTAGATTACATTCCGAGGATCCGTGACAATTACGCGCGGCTGGGCTACAAATCCTACAACTGGGTCGTCAACGCCGACACCCCTCCGTGGGCGCCGCTTTCCAAACCGTTGTCGCAATGCCGGCTGGGGTTGGCTGCCTCGGGGGGAATCTACGTTACCGGGCAGGTGGCGTTCCACCACAAGGACGACACCTCCTACCGGGAGACCCCTACGGACGTCGACACGAAGGATCTGCGCGCCACCCACTTCGCCTACGACCTGTCCGACGCGCGCATGGACCCGAACGTCGTCTTCCCGATCGACACGCTGCGCCGCCTTGTTCGGGAGGGGTTCCTCGGAGGGCTGGCGAGCCGCTTCTACTCGTTCATGGGCGGGATCTATTCTTCCCGACGCGTCTCCGAGGATCTCGCCCCGCGTCTGACCGCCCGATTCCTTGATGACGGCGTCGACGCCGTCCTGCTGGTACCCGTTTGA